A window from Montipora capricornis isolate CH-2021 chromosome 7, ASM3666992v2, whole genome shotgun sequence encodes these proteins:
- the LOC138055971 gene encoding uncharacterized protein, whose product MGSPLGPLMANAFMCSVEEKLARENKLPSFYKRYVDDTLAMVRDFSDATDLLACLNEAHPSIQFTMEIATNDRLPFIGMEIIKIDGSLETRVYRKKTNKRLLLHYQSHIDSRYKRSLLRTMLDRAKRLSSTQEFLSQECKNLKEIFLKLKYPEKLINSAINRLQHPKDPVQTPSDSPIRITLPFKDQKSADVVRRQLGDLGTKINQQLQPVFTSKKIADHLRVTEEKPPLINQQSVVYEFICDLCDTNYIGYTCRHLHQRVEEHKHSVIGKHFRDAHGLTPTNLIKNFKVLKKCRSKLDCLIYEMLWIKNKGPKLNTQTDSIRAKLFT is encoded by the coding sequence ATGGGATCACCATTGGGTCCACTTATGGCAAACGCGTTCATGTGTTCAGTTGAAGAGAAACTAGCGCGTGAGAACAAGCTTCCAAGTTTCTATAAGAGATATGTGGACGACACGCTGGCTATGGTACGTGACTTCTCCGACGCCACCGATTTGCTGGCATGCCTTAATGAAGCCCACCCCTCCATTCAATTTACTATGGAAATAGCAACCAACGATCGATTGCCATTCATTGGCATGGAAATCATCAAAATCGACGGCAGCCTTGAAACCCGCGTctacagaaagaaaacaaataaacgtCTCCTCCTGCACTACCAAAGCCATATTGACAGCCGATACAAACGGTCACTGTTAAGAACAATGTTAGACCGAGCAAAACGCTTATCGTCTACACAAGAATTCCTTTCGCAAGAATGTAAGAACTTAAAAGAGatattcttaaaattaaaatatcccGAGAAACTCATCAACTCAGCTATCAATCGCCTCCAGCATCCTAAAGACCCAGTTCAAACACCATCTGACAGCCCCATCCGGATTACGTTGCCATTTAAAGATCAGAAATCGGCTGACGTGGTTCGCAGACAACTTGGCGATCTGGGAACAAAAATTAACCAACAACTACAGCCGGTGTTCACAAGCAAAAAGATTGCTGATCACTTGAGAGTCACAGAAGAAAAGCCTCCCCTGATCAACCAACAAAGTGTAGTATACGAATTCATATGTGATTTGTGCGATACGAATTATATTGGATACACTTGCCGCCATCTCCATCAACGCGTAGAGGAACATAAACATTCCGTGATCGGAAAACATTTCAGGGACGCGCACGGTTTAACACCTACCAACttaattaagaactttaaagtcctaaagaaatgccgtagcaaactcgattgtttgatctatgaaatgctgtggattaagaacaaaggACCGAAACTAAACACGCAAACGGATTCCATTcgcgcaaaactttttacctga
- the LOC138055970 gene encoding uncharacterized protein yields MRLAISGDINPNPGPVLSRVSKTHLAEPTRKNHVSCLSLNARSSVNKRVELGSRLSSTNFELVAVTESWLDSSISSAKIVPSTYYVHRKDRSRNGGGVLLACSHEISSIRRLELETECEIMWCEIIILNPYSRIMVGVFYRPPSTDVSYLLELEKCLLERSGNTLTTFLLGDFNLPNVDWSNPSCPIGSDTLSSTFCSICQDYFFRQMVLNPTRGDNLLDLVLSTAPDLLFDLSVNEGLGNSDHNSIEFNLRLKILRAKQSPRIAYNFGAANWNNLRDDFSNIPWNTAFLLDDINDVWDAWRVLFMEACAVERNIPTRSLKHKRDVPWFNSELRTLVLKKRRLWKKVKSSRDPVKWAEYKSFSNKVKDSLNKAYGNYVANLTASLPSKLKKFWSFVNSRTGNASIPSCVEYDGQSFIVFLVKDLVSWFMRMLHLSLKARLMTYHVQWLMFIKFLVPLM; encoded by the coding sequence ATGAGATTAGCGATAAGCGGCGATATTAATCCAAATCCTGGACCTGTATTGTCAAGGGTCTCGAAAACCCATTTGGCTGAGCCGACACGTAAGAATCATGTCTCCTGCTTGTCCTTGAACGCAAGAAGTAGCGTCAACAAGAGAGTTGAATTGGGCAGTCGCTTATCGTCTACCAACTTTGAGTTAGTCGCTGTTACTGAATCATGGCTGGATTCTTCAATAAGTTCAGCTAAAATCGTCCCTAGTACTTATTATGTGCATCGAAAAGATCGCTCACGTAATGGTGGAGGAGTGCTGCTAGCCTGTTCTCATGAAATCAGCAGCATCAGAAGATTGGAGCTTGAAACTGAATGTGAAATTATGTGGTGCGAGATCATAATTTTAAACCCATATTCTCGTATAATGGTTGGGGTCTTTTATAGACCTCCTTCTACAGATGTTTCGTATTTGCTGGAGCTGGAAAAATGCCTGTTAGAGAGAAGTGGAAATACCTTAACTACTTTTTTACTTGGAGATTTCAATCTGCCCAATGTTGACTGGTCCAATCCGTCTTGTCCAATTGGTTCTGATACGTTATCCTCGACGTTCTGCTCCATATGTCAGGATTATTTTTTCCGTCAAATGGTCTTGAATCCTACGAGGGGCGATAACTTATTGGATTTGGTGTTATCTACTGCTCCTGATCTGTTGTTTGACCTTAGTGTTAACGAGGGACTTGGTAACTCTGATCATAACTCCATTGAATTTAATTTGAGGCTCAAAATCTTACGAGCAAAGCAAAGTCCTAGGATTGCTTATAACTTTGGCGCTGCCAATTGGAATAATCTGCGAGACGATTTTTCAAATATACCTTGGAATACTGCTTTCTTACTGGATGATATAAATGATGTTTGGGATGCATGGAGAGTTCTGTTTATGGAGGCATGCGCAGTTGAACGTAATATTCCAACAAGGTCACTGAAGCACAAAAGGGATGTACCATGGTTTAATTCTGAATTAAGAACCCTAGTTTTGAAGAAACGGCGTTTGTGGAAGAAAGTAAAATCCTCAAGGGACCCTGTCAAATGGGCTGAATACAAGTCCTTTAGCAATAAGGTGAAGGATAGTTTGAACAAAGCGTACGGGAATTATGTTGCTAATCTAACAGCATCTTTGCCTTCCAAGCTGAAAAAATTTTGGTCGTTCGTAAATTCACGCACTGGTAATGCTAGTATTCCCAGCTGTGTTGAATATGATGGTCAATCTTTCATAGTGTTTTTAGTGAAAGATCTAGTGAGTTGGTTTATGAGGATGTTACACCTTTCACTGAAAGCACGGCTGATGACTTATCATGTTCAGTGGCTGATGTTTATAAAGTTCTTAGTTCCCTTGATGTAA